From the Anguilla anguilla isolate fAngAng1 chromosome 6, fAngAng1.pri, whole genome shotgun sequence genome, one window contains:
- the zgc:85843 gene encoding transmembrane 6 superfamily member 2 yields the protein MKMNIPQEICVYFFSLSALGVLYTMNNVPAFQHPQVIPVVGVVVMLAVFLVVYLAVRHRPPKDPLFYVFVEFSFTCVISLVIALEQDRFTSGFMEFYQKTGEPYVVTAYAIMMSYWDGVVHFLLYLFMVQRMANEMSYRSMGLFWAGSLLANMAVYVPGIIIGKYGAYICPTYWLNFPFLFGALWGAISLFNRPRELPIIPADQVAAEQKRGLLSRPLDLLLVLFLVGAMGFTIFRGFVVLDCPLDSCFTYIYQYEPYLKDPVGFPRFMMLLYLFYGLPLLALFVYGLWKPGCTWMLDWSLFFAGAIAQSQWCHTGASVHHRTPFTYRLPEGRWWAIVGVNLLYAAGPQLLALRCALRPAFFLKTVPADRADRQKKTN from the exons atgaaaatgaatatacCGCAGGaaatatgtgtttatttcttttctttgtcgGCGCTTGGGGTACTATACACCATGAACAACGTTCCAGCCTTCCAACA tccaCAGGTCATCCCGGTCGTTGGAGTGGTCGTGATGCTGGCGGTGTTCCTGGTGGTTTACCTCGCCGTCCGACACAGACCCCCTAAAGACCCCCTCTTCTACG TTTTTGTAGAGTTTTCCTTCACCTGTGTGATCAGCCTGGTCATCGCCCTGGAGCAGGATAGATTCACTTCAGGATTCATGGAATTCTATCAAAAGACG ggggagccCTACGTAGTGACAGCATACGCCATTATGATGTCATACTGGGATGGCGTGGTACACTTTCTGTTGTACCTCTTCATGGTGCAGCGCATGGCCAATGA gaTGTCTTACCGCAGTATGGGGCTGTTCTGGGCCGGGTCGCTGTTGGCCAACATGGCCGTGTACGTGCCGGGGATCATCATCG gaaaaTACGGCGCGTACATTTGCCCCACCTATTGGCTAAACTTCCCCTTCCTGTTCGGGGCCTTGTGGGGGGCCATCTCCCTTTTCAATAGGCCGAGGGAGCTGCCAATCATCCCAGCTGACCAG GTGGCAGCAGAGCAGAAGCGTGGTCTCCTCTCCCGGCCCCTGGACCTGCTCCTGGTGCTCTTCCTGGTTGGGGCCATGGGCTTCACGATCTTCAGGGGCTTT GTGGTTCTAGATTGTCCCCTAGACTCCTGTTTCACCTACATCTACCAGTACGAGCCGTACCTGAAGGACCCGGTGGGCTTCCCGCGATTCatg ATGCTGCTTTACCTGTTCTATGGCCTGCCACTCCTGGCTCTGTTCGTCTACGGGCTTTGGAAACCAGGCTGCACCTGGATGCTGGACTGGTCTCTGTTCTTTGCAGGGGCTATAGCTCAG agCCAGTGGTGCCACACCGGGGCGTCGGTGCACCACCGCACCCCGTTCACGTACCGGCTCCCCGAGGGGCGGTGGTGGGCCATCGTGGGGGTGAACCTCCTGTACGCGGCGGGACCCCAGCTGCTGGCCCTGCGCTGCGCCCTCCGCCCCGCCTTCTTCCTCAAAACCGTCCCGGCGGACCGGGCCGATCGCCAGAAGAAGACCAACTGA